One Oceanicoccus sagamiensis genomic region harbors:
- a CDS encoding NAD(P)/FAD-dependent oxidoreductase, giving the protein MLRLNELKLPLNHSDQDLTDAVVQVLQVTADDLLAVSVFKRSYDARKKSNILLIYQLDIELDPALEQRLLEQAGTQARLRQSPDVSYHFVAHAEPDFPNSSQQRPIIIGFGPCGILAALVLAQMGLKPIVLERGQDVRQRTQDTWGLWRQRKLNTESNVQFGEGGAGTFSDGKLYSQVKDKRYLGRKVLTEFVKAGAPEEIMFVSKPHIGTFKLVKMVENIRAEIVRLGGEIRFDQKVEQIHREGSEQGQVTGVTLASGETLSSRHIVLAIGHSARDTFQMLLQQGVYIEPKPFSIGFRVEHPQSVIDSARFGDNAGHPILGAADYKLVHHCKNGRSVYSFCMCPGGTVVAATSEEGRVVTNGMSQYSRNERNANSAIVVGIEPEKDYPEHVLAGIDLQRELEQLAFELGGEDYNAPAQLVGDFLRNQPSTALASVAPSYKPGVTLGDLSKALPAFAVTALREAIPEFDKKIKGFAMDDAVLTGIETRTSSPICIKRGKDFQNLNTQGLYPAGEGAGYAGGILSAGIDGIKVAEAVALSLLASE; this is encoded by the coding sequence ATGCTGCGACTCAACGAACTTAAGCTCCCTCTTAATCACTCTGATCAGGATCTAACCGATGCTGTTGTTCAGGTGTTGCAGGTCACTGCGGATGACTTGCTAGCGGTATCGGTATTTAAGCGCAGCTATGATGCCCGTAAAAAGTCGAATATTCTGCTTATCTATCAACTGGATATAGAGCTGGATCCCGCTTTGGAACAGCGCCTGTTAGAGCAGGCTGGCACACAGGCCAGGCTGCGCCAAAGCCCTGATGTTAGCTATCATTTTGTGGCCCATGCCGAGCCGGACTTCCCCAATAGCAGCCAACAACGCCCGATTATTATTGGCTTTGGCCCCTGCGGTATTTTAGCGGCCCTGGTCTTGGCGCAGATGGGTCTTAAGCCGATTGTGTTAGAGCGGGGGCAGGATGTCAGGCAGCGCACACAAGATACTTGGGGTCTATGGCGTCAACGCAAGTTAAACACCGAGTCCAATGTACAGTTTGGTGAGGGAGGTGCCGGTACCTTTTCCGATGGAAAATTATATAGCCAGGTAAAAGATAAACGTTATTTAGGTCGCAAGGTATTAACCGAGTTTGTTAAAGCCGGTGCGCCGGAAGAAATTATGTTTGTCAGCAAGCCCCATATTGGTACGTTTAAGCTAGTTAAAATGGTGGAAAATATTCGCGCTGAGATTGTTCGTCTCGGGGGTGAAATTCGCTTTGACCAGAAAGTTGAACAGATACACCGTGAAGGGAGTGAGCAGGGGCAGGTCACCGGTGTAACGCTGGCCAGTGGTGAAACGCTCAGTAGCCGCCATATTGTGCTGGCGATTGGCCACAGTGCACGGGATACCTTCCAAATGTTGTTACAGCAGGGCGTCTATATAGAGCCCAAGCCTTTCTCTATTGGTTTTCGGGTCGAGCACCCGCAATCGGTGATTGATAGTGCGCGCTTTGGGGATAATGCTGGGCACCCGATTCTTGGGGCGGCGGATTATAAGCTGGTGCATCACTGTAAAAATGGCCGCAGTGTTTATAGTTTTTGTATGTGCCCCGGTGGCACTGTGGTGGCAGCTACCTCTGAAGAGGGGCGGGTGGTCACCAACGGTATGTCACAATATTCTCGCAATGAGAGAAATGCCAATTCCGCTATTGTGGTTGGCATTGAGCCGGAGAAAGATTATCCGGAGCATGTATTAGCCGGGATTGATTTGCAGCGTGAGCTTGAGCAGTTGGCTTTTGAGTTGGGCGGTGAAGATTATAATGCCCCCGCCCAATTGGTTGGCGACTTTCTTCGCAACCAGCCATCTACAGCGCTGGCTTCGGTGGCCCCTTCCTATAAACCCGGCGTGACGCTGGGGGATTTATCCAAAGCCCTGCCCGCTTTTGCGGTAACAGCGTTGCGTGAAGCGATCCCTGAGTTTGATAAAAAGATTAAGGGCTTTGCGATGGATGATGCGGTGTTGACGGGTATAGAGACCCGAACCTCTTCCCCGATCTGTATTAAGCGCGGCAAAGATTTTCAGAACCTTAATACTCAGGGCTTATATCCTGCGGGTGAGGGTGCCGGTTATGCGGGCGGTATTTTATCGGCGGGTATTGATGGAATTAAGGTAGCTGAAGCGGTAGCTTTAAGTCTTCTTGCCTCTGAGTGA
- a CDS encoding methyl-accepting chemotaxis protein, translating to MSLSLKWKIILGITFTSISSVLIAVGVIVDIEKGRIQDKIVTEALTISRITGGNTTGALDFSDVESAHEALLPLVANSHIHEVVIYDESRNPFVWYRWGGVEGELPELGSAENIPSSIPLKPKPAQTILTESSLEIYEPIISEDQPVGMVYMNVDLNEVSDATTELYSIATFLGGGIALMSVILALLIQRAITRPINDVVMALKDIAQGEGDLTRRLSVNSKDELGELAHWFNSFVEKIRGVVVQFRENSNDLSAAASELKLHSGNTNESILVQERELEQIAAAVNEMSSTVMEVERNIATSTGDTEEADNQANIGNKVVMETMGAISSLAKDIENASNVISELQRNSESIGSVLDVIRGVADQTNLLALNAAIEAARAGEQGRGFAVVADEVRTLAQRTQQSTEEIQEMIQKLQVGAKNAVEVMDKGRNQAHSSVKIAEQANESLVAITNAMAIIKSMSYQISGASAEQSNVVEEITRNITNISQVAVNTSEDSKEMTQKSNQLDRLSTDMLQLVSQFKL from the coding sequence ATGAGTTTATCACTTAAATGGAAAATAATTTTAGGCATTACGTTTACCAGTATTTCTTCGGTGCTGATTGCGGTGGGCGTTATTGTTGATATTGAGAAAGGACGTATCCAGGATAAAATTGTCACTGAGGCGCTGACCATTTCCAGAATTACCGGTGGCAATACTACGGGAGCGCTGGATTTTTCCGATGTTGAGTCTGCCCATGAGGCACTGCTGCCATTGGTAGCCAATTCCCATATTCACGAGGTGGTAATTTACGATGAAAGCCGCAACCCTTTTGTCTGGTACCGATGGGGCGGGGTTGAGGGCGAGTTGCCTGAGTTGGGTAGTGCCGAGAATATCCCTTCATCGATTCCCCTGAAGCCGAAGCCGGCGCAGACCATTCTGACAGAATCTTCACTGGAGATTTACGAGCCGATTATCAGTGAAGATCAGCCGGTGGGTATGGTGTATATGAATGTTGACTTGAATGAGGTCTCTGACGCTACCACTGAGCTCTATTCGATCGCGACTTTTTTAGGTGGCGGTATTGCACTGATGTCAGTGATTTTGGCCTTGCTAATTCAGCGGGCGATTACTCGGCCCATTAATGATGTCGTGATGGCACTAAAGGATATTGCCCAGGGTGAAGGTGATTTAACCCGTCGCCTAAGTGTTAATAGCAAGGATGAGTTGGGGGAGTTGGCCCATTGGTTTAATAGCTTTGTTGAAAAAATCCGTGGTGTGGTGGTTCAGTTTCGAGAAAACTCCAATGATTTGTCCGCCGCTGCCAGTGAGCTAAAACTGCATTCTGGCAATACGAATGAATCTATTCTGGTACAGGAGCGAGAGCTGGAGCAGATAGCTGCTGCGGTGAATGAAATGTCATCCACGGTTATGGAAGTCGAGCGCAATATTGCGACGTCTACGGGTGATACCGAGGAGGCGGATAACCAGGCCAATATCGGCAACAAGGTGGTTATGGAAACCATGGGGGCGATTTCTTCGCTAGCGAAAGATATTGAGAATGCGTCCAATGTGATCAGTGAATTGCAGCGTAACAGTGAAAGTATAGGTTCAGTGCTGGATGTGATTCGCGGCGTGGCGGACCAGACCAATTTACTGGCGCTTAATGCTGCCATTGAAGCAGCTCGGGCTGGAGAGCAGGGCCGGGGGTTTGCGGTTGTCGCTGATGAGGTAAGAACGCTGGCTCAGCGTACTCAGCAGTCGACAGAAGAGATTCAGGAGATGATCCAGAAGCTGCAAGTGGGCGCCAAGAATGCGGTGGAAGTGATGGATAAGGGCAGAAACCAGGCTCATTCCAGTGTCAAAATTGCTGAGCAGGCTAACGAATCTCTGGTGGCTATTACTAATGCTATGGCCATTATAAAATCCATGTCTTACCAGATTTCTGGAGCCTCTGCGGAGCAGAGTAATGTGGTTGAGGAAATCACCCGTAATATTACGAATATTTCGCAGGTGGCGGTCAATACTTCAGAAGATTCCAAAGAGATGACTCAAAAGTCTAATCAGTTAGATCGTTTGTCGACAGATATGTTGCAGTTGGTTAGCCAGTTTAAACTGTAG
- a CDS encoding YfiR family protein, whose translation MTKPITPFFSFASKRLLTSLLLACLSLSSASYAEAISNTPGGQQTVAKFMESLARYITWPKESFSSPDSPYTYCLMGETAMYDSLSARLGSKKVKKRGFEIRQLDLADIEQGKDCHLVFLGAPGVAKLRETIAALSGSAILTTGDFKQFAAHGGMVGFVGTGNKGSLQINKKRLEGSGLKASSKLYRVSSK comes from the coding sequence ATGACCAAGCCGATAACGCCTTTTTTCTCTTTTGCTAGTAAGCGTCTTTTAACCTCTCTGTTACTAGCGTGTCTATCGCTATCATCTGCCAGTTATGCCGAGGCGATCTCCAATACGCCGGGAGGCCAGCAGACCGTCGCAAAATTTATGGAAAGCCTGGCGCGTTATATCACCTGGCCCAAGGAGAGTTTTAGCAGCCCGGACAGCCCCTATACCTATTGTTTGATGGGGGAAACGGCCATGTATGACAGCTTAAGTGCTCGCCTTGGCAGCAAGAAAGTTAAAAAGCGGGGCTTTGAGATACGCCAGCTGGATTTAGCGGATATTGAACAGGGCAAGGATTGCCATCTGGTGTTTTTGGGCGCACCTGGCGTGGCGAAGCTACGAGAAACCATTGCCGCGCTATCAGGTTCAGCCATTTTAACCACTGGAGACTTTAAGCAGTTTGCCGCCCATGGCGGCATGGTGGGGTTTGTCGGCACCGGCAATAAGGGGTCCCTGCAAATCAATAAAAAGCGTTTGGAGGGCAGTGGTCTCAAGGCGAGTTCAAAGTTGTATCGGGTTAGCAGCAAGTAG
- a CDS encoding caspase family protein, producing MRKKTRKALVVSGGAVPADSYGVSAASSFASVVGTNGDRTANFSTQINVGFDSALSLRSMISDFFSLRAEDLLFFYTGFGFVNESGGCLLAPDYERSGDWVSIGDLLSHAGKARAANKIVILDLFPYSNKEALLPGSPRIFIGQGVVLLAANRRVEETVDKQHCGAFMAVLLDALRGGAADLKGDISMASVYAYIDRALGERSPRPLFMTNTSCLSPLRSIEPQVPLCSMKKIVEYFPQPEALYRLDPSFEASNQIQHSAAAIKPFAIKKNIDIFNHLKKLQGIGLVMPVDASCMYLAAMDSKACNLTLLGQHYWRLIRNGSL from the coding sequence GTGAGAAAGAAAACGAGAAAGGCTTTGGTCGTGTCTGGTGGTGCAGTGCCAGCAGACAGTTATGGCGTGAGTGCGGCCTCTTCTTTTGCCAGTGTTGTAGGGACAAATGGCGACCGTACAGCCAATTTTTCCACCCAAATAAATGTGGGTTTTGACTCGGCTTTATCGCTCCGCTCTATGATTAGTGATTTTTTCTCCCTAAGGGCGGAAGACTTGCTGTTTTTTTATACTGGCTTCGGTTTTGTTAATGAAAGTGGTGGCTGTTTATTGGCGCCGGATTACGAAAGAAGCGGTGATTGGGTATCCATTGGTGACTTGCTCAGTCATGCAGGTAAAGCCAGAGCTGCCAATAAAATTGTTATTCTTGACCTGTTCCCCTATAGCAATAAAGAGGCGTTGTTGCCGGGCTCGCCCCGGATATTTATTGGCCAGGGCGTTGTATTACTCGCGGCTAATCGCAGGGTCGAAGAAACGGTGGATAAGCAGCACTGTGGTGCGTTTATGGCTGTGCTGTTAGATGCCTTGAGAGGTGGTGCTGCTGACCTTAAGGGCGATATTTCTATGGCCAGTGTTTATGCTTATATCGATAGAGCCTTGGGGGAGCGCAGCCCGCGCCCGCTCTTTATGACCAATACCTCCTGCTTATCTCCCCTGCGTAGTATTGAGCCTCAGGTGCCACTATGCAGTATGAAAAAAATTGTTGAATACTTTCCGCAGCCCGAGGCGCTTTACCGATTGGACCCCTCCTTTGAGGCGTCTAATCAGATTCAACACTCTGCTGCTGCGATTAAGCCTTTTGCAATAAAGAAAAATATCGACATATTTAATCATCTGAAAAAACTCCAGGGCATAGGTTTAGTCATGCCGGTGGATGCTTCCTGTATGTATTTAGCGGCGATGGATTCTAAGGCCTGTAATCTTACGCTATTAGGTCAGCATTACTGGCGGTTAATAAGAAACGGAAGCTTATAA
- a CDS encoding NAD(P)/FAD-dependent oxidoreductase — translation MNKQQTTDVVIIGAGAAGLMCAIAAAEEGKQVHLLDHANKAGKKILISGGGRCNFTNMYTEPSNYLGHNPHFCKSALNRYTPWDFIAQVDKAGLPWHEKKLGQLFSDNKSQAILTMLLERCDQLGVTIVLDFSISSVTKTGETFSISNANAVYQSPSLVIATGAMSFPTMGATDFGHRLAKQFGLAVTPTYPGLVPFTFDAKEKAQFDGLSGTSVDVLIEVNNTSFRENILFTHKGLSGPAVLQISSYWTPGDTVTVRCLPDTDIAAELKDKQQSQPKKHLHKLLQSYLPLSVIQCFCEGIDLQKPLHNYKHTELQAIADLIQHWQFIPSGTEGYKKAEVTCGGVNTDEISSKTFEAKKVKGLYFIGEVLDVTGQLGGFNFQWAWASGFCCGKAL, via the coding sequence ATGAACAAACAACAAACAACCGATGTCGTTATCATTGGCGCTGGCGCAGCAGGGCTGATGTGCGCGATTGCTGCTGCTGAAGAAGGCAAACAAGTCCATTTGTTAGACCATGCTAACAAGGCAGGTAAAAAAATCTTAATCAGTGGCGGTGGCCGCTGCAACTTTACCAATATGTATACCGAGCCCAGCAACTACCTTGGCCATAACCCGCACTTTTGCAAATCTGCTCTTAATCGCTATACCCCCTGGGACTTTATTGCACAAGTTGATAAAGCCGGCCTGCCCTGGCATGAAAAAAAGCTCGGCCAATTATTTAGCGATAATAAAAGCCAGGCCATTCTAACCATGTTACTGGAGCGCTGTGATCAACTGGGTGTGACGATAGTACTGGACTTCTCTATCAGCTCCGTGACAAAAACCGGGGAGACTTTTTCCATCAGCAACGCAAACGCTGTTTACCAGAGCCCCTCACTGGTCATAGCGACAGGAGCCATGTCTTTTCCAACCATGGGAGCCACCGACTTTGGCCATCGATTGGCAAAACAGTTTGGCTTAGCCGTCACCCCTACTTACCCAGGTCTGGTGCCATTTACCTTTGACGCTAAGGAAAAAGCACAATTTGATGGACTGTCGGGCACCAGTGTCGACGTATTGATTGAAGTTAACAACACGAGCTTTCGAGAGAACATCTTATTTACTCATAAGGGCCTTAGCGGCCCTGCGGTATTGCAAATCAGCTCTTACTGGACACCCGGTGATACGGTGACCGTGCGCTGCTTACCCGACACGGATATCGCAGCAGAACTCAAAGACAAGCAACAATCCCAGCCCAAAAAACATCTTCATAAGCTATTGCAAAGCTATTTACCCTTGAGTGTTATCCAATGCTTTTGTGAAGGTATTGATCTACAAAAACCCCTGCATAACTACAAACATACTGAGCTTCAGGCTATTGCGGATTTAATTCAGCACTGGCAATTTATTCCCAGCGGCACCGAAGGCTATAAAAAAGCAGAGGTTACCTGTGGCGGCGTAAATACCGATGAGATCAGTTCAAAAACCTTTGAAGCTAAAAAAGTGAAGGGGCTATATTTTATTGGCGAAGTATTGGACGTCACCGGCCAATTGGGTGGTTTTAACTTTCAGTGGGCCTGGGCCAGCGGCTTTTGCTGTGGCAAAGCACTTTAA
- a CDS encoding DUF3604 domain-containing protein — protein sequence MTKLLQATVYTSMALLLTACGKNAELDTTAAADQAAAPVAFVNKVTTIDTAFPEEVFWGDQHMHSAWSADAGLASATLTPEELVRFAKGEAVKYSTGEMVKLHRGLDWVAVTDHSDGMGTINELIDGNAEFMQDPTAKRWSEMMAKGGDSSMQAKKEAVSAQATHQLPPVFMDPKWMVSAWEKTVDIMEQYNEPGKFTAFIAYEWTSNGENGNNLHRNVIFRGNSDVTRQYAPLTTFVSADPAVSGSDPESLWQWLADWEDKTGGKVLAIPHNGNMSNGQMFDLKRYNGQPLTKKWVEDRARWEVLYEVFQYKGQGEAHPALSPNDEYANFGVWDTANLNGIPKEPGMISTEYAREALKNGLKLEAEFGTNPFKIALVSGTDTHNGLSMGGQEDNFYGKFGYSYPRPGRWNDVYKQEGSYTRRDWTILAAGITGVWSTSNTRGAIWDGMKRREVYASSGPRISVRLFAGYDFSAADARPESLVKTGYAKGVPMGGDLKASTADKPPTFLFAAIKDPVNANLDAMQIIKGWVDSSGDTYEKVYNVAWSEPEKRKEVDGKLTKVGNTVDLATASYTNTIGATEFIGHFTDPDFDPKQRAFYYARVVEIPTPRWVAFDAVRYQEAIDPDVDMIQQERAVTSPIWYNPQ from the coding sequence ATGACCAAGTTATTGCAGGCAACGGTTTATACCAGTATGGCGTTATTATTAACGGCTTGTGGAAAAAATGCCGAGCTTGATACAACCGCAGCGGCTGATCAAGCCGCAGCTCCCGTTGCATTTGTTAATAAAGTGACAACGATCGATACCGCTTTTCCTGAAGAAGTGTTCTGGGGTGATCAGCATATGCACAGTGCCTGGTCGGCGGATGCGGGTTTAGCTAGTGCTACTTTAACCCCCGAGGAATTAGTTCGATTTGCTAAAGGTGAAGCCGTTAAATACAGCACCGGTGAAATGGTCAAATTGCATCGCGGCCTGGATTGGGTTGCGGTAACCGACCATTCTGATGGTATGGGTACTATTAATGAATTGATTGATGGCAATGCCGAGTTTATGCAAGACCCAACCGCTAAACGCTGGTCAGAAATGATGGCCAAGGGTGGCGACAGTTCCATGCAGGCCAAAAAGGAAGCGGTGAGTGCGCAGGCAACGCATCAACTTCCCCCGGTATTTATGGACCCCAAATGGATGGTGTCCGCTTGGGAAAAAACGGTCGATATTATGGAGCAATATAATGAGCCCGGTAAGTTTACGGCTTTTATCGCCTATGAGTGGACGTCCAATGGCGAGAATGGCAACAACCTTCACCGCAATGTAATCTTTCGTGGCAACTCAGATGTGACACGCCAATACGCACCACTAACGACTTTTGTAAGTGCTGATCCCGCAGTGAGTGGTTCGGACCCTGAAAGTTTATGGCAGTGGTTAGCGGATTGGGAAGATAAAACAGGCGGCAAGGTATTGGCAATTCCTCACAATGGCAATATGTCTAATGGGCAGATGTTTGATCTTAAGCGCTATAACGGCCAGCCCCTGACTAAAAAGTGGGTGGAAGATAGAGCTCGTTGGGAAGTGCTCTATGAAGTCTTTCAATATAAAGGGCAGGGTGAAGCCCACCCAGCACTGTCACCCAATGATGAGTATGCAAACTTTGGCGTGTGGGATACTGCCAATTTAAACGGTATCCCCAAAGAGCCCGGTATGATTAGTACAGAGTATGCACGGGAGGCGTTAAAAAACGGTCTAAAGCTGGAAGCTGAATTCGGTACCAACCCCTTTAAAATCGCACTGGTCTCAGGCACCGATACCCATAACGGTTTGTCTATGGGGGGGCAGGAAGATAATTTCTACGGTAAATTTGGTTATTCCTATCCACGTCCGGGCCGTTGGAATGATGTATACAAGCAAGAAGGCAGCTACACCCGCCGTGACTGGACAATTCTGGCCGCCGGCATAACTGGAGTATGGTCCACATCAAATACACGCGGCGCGATTTGGGATGGAATGAAACGACGTGAGGTTTACGCCTCCAGTGGCCCGCGTATTTCGGTTCGCCTGTTTGCTGGTTATGATTTTAGTGCTGCCGATGCCAGGCCCGAGAGCTTGGTTAAAACCGGTTATGCCAAAGGGGTTCCGATGGGCGGGGATTTAAAGGCCTCTACGGCGGATAAGCCTCCCACTTTTCTGTTTGCCGCAATAAAAGACCCGGTGAATGCCAATCTGGATGCTATGCAAATTATTAAGGGCTGGGTTGATAGCAGCGGAGACACTTATGAAAAAGTGTATAACGTGGCCTGGAGTGAACCGGAGAAACGTAAAGAGGTTGATGGTAAGTTGACTAAAGTGGGCAATACCGTTGATTTGGCCACGGCAAGCTATACCAATACCATTGGTGCTACCGAGTTTATCGGCCATTTTACCGACCCTGATTTCGACCCTAAACAGCGCGCCTTTTATTATGCTCGGGTGGTAGAAATCCCAACGCCCCGCTGGGTTGCGTTTGATGCGGTGCGTTATCAAGAAGCTATTGACCCAGACGTAGATATGATTCAGCAAGAGCGTGCAGTCACTTCGCCGATTTGGTATAACCCGCAATAA
- a CDS encoding DUF3604 domain-containing protein — protein sequence MTVATVVKVCAVSSLVALSVACSKNTEPATEKAIASEKPVDTVAAAEAAVPENPLKEAYFGEIHMHTSYSLDSYIGGNRRTPDDAYRFARGEVMDIHGDKHQLKRPLDFAAVTDHAEFIGEMYSAQVEGAPGYDNPTLVELRGLNKVEDQRAWFVKYVVKNNRSSSPQHPPFYAGEATTKSAWAMNFEVTNKYYQPGKFTTLHGFEWTAAPNGGNMHRNIIFRDNNVPELPFSNVDSSDEEKLWDWIDLQRSKGMTLFAVPHNSNGSKGQMFESIDNSGKPLDTAYAKRRESMEPLIEMMQIKGNSEVTRQFWPNDEFANFENADSLANFSERVKRKDNYVRYAVIKGTHFQKTLGANPFKFGIVGGTDNHNSGMGDVDEDNYIGSHGPTDGTVDMRRTSDIDGWIRARESSPGALTGVWAPKNTRAEIWDALAARETFGTSGPRIRVRMFAGSDLPANPADAEVLVTEGYAKGVPMGSTLTALSKAPTFTVYAEKDSLSGNLDRLQIIKGWADDKGDTQEKIINVVWAGERQQDADGKLPAVGNTVDLKTATYTNDIGASMLMGSWTDNDFDPQQHAVYYARVLEIPTPRWSTYDAVRNKLPLLDDVPAIVQERAWTSPIWYTAQ from the coding sequence ATGACAGTAGCGACAGTGGTAAAAGTATGTGCAGTGAGTAGTCTGGTTGCTTTATCCGTAGCCTGTTCTAAAAACACCGAGCCAGCCACCGAAAAAGCGATTGCCAGTGAAAAACCTGTTGATACAGTGGCTGCTGCTGAAGCGGCCGTGCCGGAAAACCCTTTAAAAGAAGCCTATTTTGGCGAAATTCATATGCATACCTCTTACTCGTTGGATTCCTATATTGGAGGTAACCGCCGAACGCCGGATGATGCTTATCGCTTTGCCCGTGGCGAAGTTATGGATATTCATGGTGATAAGCATCAACTCAAAAGACCCTTGGACTTTGCCGCCGTGACAGATCATGCGGAATTTATTGGCGAAATGTATTCGGCGCAAGTTGAAGGTGCGCCGGGTTATGATAATCCCACTCTGGTTGAGTTACGTGGCCTTAATAAAGTTGAGGATCAGCGGGCCTGGTTTGTAAAATATGTGGTTAAAAATAACCGCTCTTCCAGCCCCCAGCATCCGCCGTTTTACGCGGGTGAAGCCACTACGAAAAGTGCCTGGGCGATGAATTTTGAAGTGACTAATAAATATTATCAGCCCGGTAAGTTTACGACGCTGCATGGCTTTGAATGGACTGCTGCACCCAATGGCGGCAATATGCATAGAAATATTATTTTCCGTGATAACAATGTGCCGGAGTTGCCTTTCAGCAATGTAGACTCATCCGATGAAGAAAAATTGTGGGATTGGATTGATCTTCAGCGCAGCAAGGGCATGACCTTATTCGCAGTCCCCCACAATAGTAACGGTTCCAAAGGGCAAATGTTTGAGTCGATTGATAATAGTGGCAAGCCTCTGGATACTGCCTACGCCAAACGCCGCGAGTCCATGGAACCCTTAATTGAAATGATGCAGATCAAGGGCAACTCAGAAGTAACACGACAGTTCTGGCCCAATGATGAATTTGCCAATTTTGAAAATGCAGATTCTCTGGCCAATTTCAGTGAGCGGGTAAAACGCAAAGACAACTATGTACGTTATGCGGTTATCAAAGGTACGCATTTCCAAAAAACACTGGGCGCCAATCCGTTTAAGTTTGGCATTGTAGGGGGAACAGATAATCACAATAGCGGTATGGGTGATGTCGATGAGGATAATTATATTGGTAGCCATGGTCCGACGGACGGCACCGTTGATATGCGTCGCACCTCTGATATTGATGGCTGGATTAGAGCGCGAGAATCCAGCCCAGGTGCTTTAACAGGAGTATGGGCACCCAAAAATACCCGTGCAGAAATTTGGGATGCACTGGCTGCCCGTGAAACCTTTGGCACCTCTGGGCCACGCATTCGGGTGCGGATGTTTGCCGGTAGCGATTTACCTGCCAACCCCGCTGATGCAGAAGTACTGGTGACTGAAGGTTATGCCAAAGGTGTACCCATGGGGAGTACCCTGACTGCTTTAAGCAAAGCACCCACTTTTACGGTTTACGCTGAAAAAGACAGCCTGAGTGGCAATCTTGACCGTCTTCAAATTATCAAAGGTTGGGCTGATGATAAGGGTGACACCCAAGAGAAAATTATTAATGTGGTATGGGCGGGTGAACGACAACAGGATGCTGATGGAAAACTACCGGCTGTCGGTAATACGGTGGATTTAAAAACCGCGACCTATACCAATGATATTGGCGCGTCCATGTTAATGGGCTCATGGACGGATAACGATTTTGATCCGCAGCAGCATGCGGTCTATTACGCCCGGGTACTGGAAATTCCTACACCGCGTTGGTCCACTTACGACGCGGTGCGCAATAAGCTACCCTTATTAGACGATGTTCCAGCCATTGTGCAAGAGCGCGCATGGACATCACCTATCTGGTACACCGCTCAATAA
- a CDS encoding SphA family protein, giving the protein MKTMQSVFPLFIASLCVVFPAGLYAEEGGSGHYQPGSMDSFADGVSPVPAFIVRLNGVGYDGDAGKNLAIPYAGSPTLGAEAEATVAALTLSWVPEWGVLNDTWTYQMSMTLPQMRIKVSGTVVDKTGNFSFTREVSDTETGLGDIVLMPLMLNQKISPDFNINYRIGLYAPTGDYKVGRLANTGKNYWTIEPTVGFMYFSPDNGREASVFIGVDFNEENSDTDYKTGTQVHMDATFAQHFPLAGGTFGLGLGAYYYEQVEGDSGDGAVFGSFKGKTTGLGPVLSYVDNAFGRKWISEFRWLKEHDVKNRLKGDILYLKTEMFF; this is encoded by the coding sequence ATGAAAACAATGCAATCCGTCTTCCCCCTTTTTATTGCCTCTCTCTGCGTCGTCTTTCCCGCTGGGCTGTATGCTGAAGAAGGCGGCAGTGGGCATTACCAACCTGGCTCCATGGACTCCTTTGCCGATGGCGTTTCTCCTGTCCCTGCATTTATTGTGCGATTAAATGGCGTGGGTTACGACGGTGATGCTGGAAAAAACCTGGCCATCCCTTATGCGGGTTCACCCACTTTGGGAGCTGAGGCTGAAGCGACGGTGGCAGCATTAACGCTTTCTTGGGTGCCTGAATGGGGAGTACTCAACGATACCTGGACTTATCAAATGTCGATGACACTGCCGCAAATGCGGATCAAAGTGAGTGGTACTGTCGTTGATAAAACCGGTAACTTTAGTTTTACTCGAGAAGTGTCCGATACAGAGACCGGTCTCGGCGATATTGTATTAATGCCTTTAATGCTAAACCAAAAAATAAGCCCTGATTTTAATATTAACTACCGTATCGGTTTATATGCACCGACTGGCGATTATAAAGTTGGCCGTCTGGCCAATACCGGTAAAAACTACTGGACGATAGAACCTACCGTCGGTTTTATGTATTTCAGCCCGGACAATGGTCGAGAGGCGTCGGTGTTTATCGGTGTGGACTTTAATGAAGAAAATTCAGACACCGATTATAAAACCGGCACTCAAGTTCATATGGATGCCACCTTTGCACAGCACTTTCCATTGGCTGGCGGTACGTTCGGCTTAGGCCTTGGTGCATATTATTATGAACAAGTTGAAGGGGATAGCGGCGACGGTGCAGTTTTTGGCAGTTTTAAAGGTAAAACGACGGGCCTGGGGCCGGTGCTTTCCTATGTCGATAACGCCTTTGGCCGTAAATGGATTTCCGAGTTTCGTTGGCTTAAAGAACACGATGTAAAAAATCGATTAAAGGGTGATATTTTATATCTCAAAACAGAGATGTTTTTCTAG